The Halobacterium litoreum genome includes a region encoding these proteins:
- a CDS encoding extracellular solute-binding protein: protein MSERFGQSRRRFLAATGAATLTGLSGCTGILGGGSDGSDGDKPTLADFRGSGQFVSDRPAPGGTSIEDLPDLEGDLSVYLGGGEGGRYVNLMELFNSYYDGFEATWDTQPSSQLANTVVQEHESGTTQADVFWSVDIGSLAYVSENGATTTLSSDTVSPAFERYHPNDQWVGVAGRSRAIPYNTDEFSESDMPTSIDAFTTESRFAGNVGWAPTYGAFHGFVTAMRLIRGEEATREWLNGMLDQNVNRYNNEYLVAQATSNGELGAGFANHYYTMLVLAGRPDAPLDVTFTQNDAGSLVNAAGASVLKGSNKSDLAENFVRHLLSAEAQEFLATRGFAYPMIEGVDPVGPLPPLSELQPPELDLQKLSNVQPTLELLRDVGILS, encoded by the coding sequence ATGAGCGAACGATTCGGACAGTCTCGACGCCGATTCCTCGCGGCGACGGGCGCAGCGACGCTGACTGGTCTCTCCGGCTGTACCGGCATCCTCGGCGGCGGCTCGGACGGCTCCGACGGCGACAAGCCGACGCTCGCGGACTTCCGGGGCTCCGGGCAGTTCGTCTCCGACCGCCCCGCCCCCGGCGGCACCTCCATCGAAGACCTCCCGGACCTCGAAGGCGACCTCTCGGTCTACCTCGGCGGCGGCGAGGGCGGCCGGTACGTCAACCTCATGGAACTGTTCAACAGTTACTACGACGGCTTCGAGGCGACGTGGGACACCCAGCCCTCCAGCCAACTCGCGAACACCGTCGTCCAGGAACACGAGAGCGGCACCACGCAGGCCGACGTCTTCTGGTCGGTCGACATCGGGTCGCTGGCGTACGTCTCCGAGAACGGCGCGACCACCACGCTCTCCAGTGACACCGTCTCCCCGGCCTTCGAGCGCTACCACCCGAACGACCAGTGGGTCGGCGTCGCGGGCCGCTCGCGGGCCATCCCGTACAACACCGACGAGTTCAGCGAGTCCGACATGCCCACGAGCATCGACGCGTTCACCACCGAGTCCCGGTTCGCCGGGAACGTCGGCTGGGCGCCGACCTACGGCGCGTTCCACGGGTTCGTCACCGCGATGCGACTCATCCGCGGCGAGGAAGCCACCCGCGAGTGGCTCAACGGGATGCTCGACCAGAACGTCAACCGCTACAACAACGAGTACCTCGTCGCGCAGGCGACGTCGAACGGCGAACTCGGCGCCGGCTTCGCGAACCACTACTACACGATGCTCGTGCTCGCCGGCCGGCCCGACGCCCCCCTCGACGTGACGTTCACGCAGAACGACGCCGGGTCGCTCGTGAACGCCGCCGGCGCCTCCGTCCTGAAGGGGTCGAACAAGAGCGACCTCGCCGAGAACTTCGTCCGTCACCTGCTCTCCGCGGAGGCCCAGGAGTTCCTCGCCACGCGCGGCTTCGCGTACCCGATGATCGAGGGCGTCGACCCGGTCGGCCCGCTCCCGCCGCTCAGCGAACTCCAGCCGCCGGAACTCGACCTCCAGAAGCTGTCGAACGTCCAGCCCACCCTCGAACTGCTCCGGGACGTCGGCATCCTCTCGTAG